In Palaemon carinicauda isolate YSFRI2023 chromosome 18, ASM3689809v2, whole genome shotgun sequence, a genomic segment contains:
- the LOC137657497 gene encoding uncharacterized protein → MRAAAKELKRVADVTVRRDDKTAAFVLINTQEYHEKLDAILADLTKSERLTSNPVEDIKIEGNRTIEAINAANNAVHLPMISGDYGLGHLYGNVKTHKQGNPLRPIISQCPKPTYQLAKKLNTILMPFVPDRHCVASSAEFLKRIKDVSGEGVIASMDVESFHTNVPVDETIDLIANRVYRDEMTPEMNIPEQALRTLLAICTMRAPFTTHHGHMYLQKDGVAMGSSLGVLFPDFYIGVVEERVFSQLEWPLAYFRYIDDIFVKATSTQAIENLRRTFEDNSVLHFTLENSIDSSLPFLHVLISSTNEGFQTTMYTKPTNLGMCLNGKSECPTRYRASTIRAFVSRALPHCLSWTNT, encoded by the coding sequence atgagagctgctgctaaagagctcaaacgagtaGCAGATGTTACCGTCCGTCGTgacgacaagacagctgcctttgtactcatcaacacccaagagtaccacgagaaattggatgccatcctcgccgacctgaccaaatccgagcgcctcacgagcaaccctgttgaagacaTCAAGATAGAGGGGAATcgcaccatcgaggccattaatgctgcaaataacgccgtacacctgcccatgatttcgggTGATTATGGACTTGGTCACCTgtacggcaatgttaaaacccacaagcaaggcaacccacttcgacctatcatcagccaatgccctaagCCTAcgtaccagctggccaagaaactgaacacgattttgatgccatttgtccccgaccgccactgtgtggcctcctctgccgaattcctaaaGAGAATCAAGGACGTcagcggcgagggggtcatagcatcgatggacgtcgaatctttccacactaatgtccctgttgatgaaaccatcgaccttatcgccaatagagtctacagggacgagatgACTCCCGAAATGAATATCCCAGAACAAGctcttcggaccctccttgccatctgcactatgagagccccctttactactcaccatgggcacatgtacttgcaaaaggatggcgtggcaatGGGCTCGTCCTTGGGCGTACTCTTTCCTGACTTCTACAttggagtagtagaggagagggtattctctcAACTCGAGTGGCCCCTCGCttatttccgttatattgacgacatttTCGTCAAAGCTACTTCTACCCAAGCCATTGAaaacctaaggaggacctttgaagacaacagcgtcctccacttcacccttgagaacagcatcGACAGTAGCCTCCCGTTCCTGcatgtcttgatttcttccaccaacgagggattccagaccaccatgtacactaagcccacaaatctcgggaTGTGTTTAAATGGCAAAAGTGAATGTCCtacccgctacagggcctcgaccatcaggGCCTTTGTAAGCAGGGCCTTGCCACACTGCTTGTCATGGACTAACACCTag